The Bos indicus x Bos taurus breed Angus x Brahman F1 hybrid chromosome 3, Bos_hybrid_MaternalHap_v2.0, whole genome shotgun sequence genome includes a window with the following:
- the ECM1 gene encoding LOW QUALITY PROTEIN: extracellular matrix protein 1 (The sequence of the model RefSeq protein was modified relative to this genomic sequence to represent the inferred CDS: inserted 1 base in 1 codon), with protein MGTMSGAALVLACLTVASVASDGGFKASGQRELGPQPLTHPLQQVGYAAPPSPPLSRALPQGHPRTSQHSLHSEGQSEVQPSPSQDAIPLQEELPAPQLPVEKKGGPPLPQEAIPLQEELPPPQVPIEQKEEKPAPSMDHSPPEPESWNPAQHCQHGRPRGGWGHRLDGXPPGRPSLDNLDQICLPSRQHVVYGPWNLPQTGFSHLSRQGETLNLLETGYSRCCRCRNRTNRLDCAELVWEDSVTRFCEAEFSVKTQPHGCCKKQGEARLSCFQEEAPRPHYQLRACPSHQPGISLGPELPFPPGLPTVDNIKNICHLKRFRSVPRNLPATDSIQRQLQALTRLEAEFQRCCRQGNNHTCTWKAWEDTLDGYCDWEQAIKTHHHSCCNYPPSPLRDKCFARRAPYPNYDRDILTLDLSRITPNLMNHLCGNRRVLSKHKQIPGLIQKVTARCCDLPFPEQACCAEEEKSAFIDELCGSRRNFWRDSALCCKLSPGDEQINCFNTKYLRNVAVVTGDTRDAKGPGEQGPTQGTNSSPTSEPKEE; from the exons ATGGGGACCATGTCCGGAGCAGCCTTGGTCTTGGCctgtttaactgttgcttctgtgGCCTCTGATGGAG GTTTCAAGGCTTCAGGGCAGAGAGAACTGGGGCCACAGCCCCTGACCCACCCCCTTCAACAAG TGGGCTATGCTgcacccccttccccacctctgAGCAGAGCCCTCCCCCAGGGTCACCCTCGCACCTCCCAGCATAGCCTGCACTCTGAGGGACAGAGTGAAG TGCAGCCCTCTCCCTCACAGGACGCCATCCCCCTCCAAGAGGAGCTGCCCGCTCCCCAgctccctgtggaaaagaaag GGGGTCCCCCTCTCCCTCAAGAAGCCATCCCCCTCCAAGAGgagctgccccctccccaggttCCTATTGAACAGAAGGAAG AAAAGCCAGCTccctccatggaccacagcccccCAGAGCCCGAGTCCTGGAATCCAGCCCAGCACTGCCAACATGGCCGTCCCCGAGGTGGCTGGGGCCACCGACTGGATG TTCCCCCTGGGCGGCCTTCCCTGGACAATCTGGACCAGATCTGCCTTCCTAGTCGTCAGCATGTGGTATACGGCCCTTGGAACCTACCACAGACTGGCTTTTCCCACCTCAGCCGTCAGGGTGAGACCCTCAATTTGCTGGAGACTGGATATTCCCGCTGCTGCCGCTGTCGCAACCGCACAAACCGCTTGGACTGTGCAGAACTCGTG TGGGAAGACTCAGTGACCCGGTTCTGTGAGGCCGAGTTTTCGGTCAAGACCCAACCCCACGGGTGCTGCAAAAAGCAGGGGGAGGCTCGATTATCCTGCTTCCAGGAGGAAGCTCCCCGGCCACACTACCAGCTCCGGGCCTGCCCCAGCCACCAGCCTGGTATTTCCTTGGGCCCCGAGCTGCCCTTTCCCCCTGGGCTACCCACAGTGGACAATATCAAGAACATCTGCCACCTAAAACGCTTCCGCTCGGTGCCACGCAACCTCCCAGCCACGGACTCCATCCAAAGGCAGCTGCAGGCCCTGACCCGGCTGGAGGCGGAGTTCCAGCGCTGCTGCCGGCAGGGGAACAACCACACCTGTACCTGGAAGGCC TGGGAGGATACCCTCGATGGGTACTGTGACTGGGAGCAGGCTATAAAGACCCACCACCACTCGTGTTGCAACTACCCCCCTAGCCCCCTCCGCGACAAGTGCTTCGCCCGTCGGGCTCCCTATCCCAACTATGACCGGGATATCTTGACCCTTGACCTCAGCCGAATCACCCCCAACCTCATGAATCACCTCTGTGGAAACCGAAGAGTTCTCAGCAAGCA CAAGCAGATTCCTGGGCTGATTCAGAAAGTGACTGCCCGTTGCTGTGACCTGCCATTCCCAGAGCAGGCCTGCTGTGCTGAGGAGGAG AAATCAGCCTTTATTGATGAGCTGTGTGGTTCCCGACGTAACTTCTGGCGAGACTCTGCCCTCTGCTGTAAACTGAGTCCTGGGGATGAACAAATCAACTGCTTCAACACGAAGTATCTGAGGAATGTGGCTGTAGTGACTGGGGACACTAGGGATGCCAAGGGCCCCGGGGAGCAGGGCCCGACTCAGGGAACAAATAGCAGCCCCACCTCTGAGCCCAAGGAAGAGTGA